The genomic stretch TGCTCCTCCAGCGTGAAGGTCGGGCGGCGGGCAATTTCGGAACGCAGCGCAGCCTCGGAGACGTTGACGCCGCCAGCCGTATAGAAGCGCTGCATGGACTGCACCGCCGCGTCGTGATTGGCCTTCGTCCATGCGATTCCGCGCAGGAACACCGCTAGGAAGCGCGCCGTCGCATCAGGGTTCTGACGCATGTATTCCTCGCGCACGATCACGTTGGAGGGCACGATCGCGCCGGCATCCGCACCGCTGCACAGCGGCACGGCGTTCATCCGCTCCTCTGCCGTATAGACATTCGGCGCCCAGAGGCCGGCCACGCGCCCCTCGCCGGTGGAGAAGGCCGAGAGGATCTGCGCCTGGGCGAGGTTCACCACCTGCACATCATTCCGCGCGATATTCCACATGCGCAGGCAGTTCTGCAGAACGTAGTCCACCGTCGTATTGACGGTAATGAGGAAGCGCTGGCCGCGCAGGCTGGCCGGGTTCGCGCGGATGGCGGCCACTTCCGACGCGCGGGCCATCAGCACGTTTGTCACACTCTCATCGTTGGAAATGCCGATGGTGCGGATGTTGAAGCGCGCGGCTCCCAGCACGCCAGGTGCCGAGCCCGTCACACCCACATCCCAGGTTCCCGCCGCGGCCGCTGCGATCTGCGGCGGACCGGCCGGGAAGGAGGAGAAGCTTGGCTCCAACCCGGCCTGGCGCCACCAGCCCTGCTCGGTGGCAAGATGCAGCGGGAACATTGAATACAAGGCCGGCTGCATCGAGATGTTGATGCGCTGCGGCGCCTGCGCGAGGGCGGGTGCCGCCAATGCCATCGCCGCTGCGATGATGCTGCCCGAGAGCGTCCTGCGAAACATGTAGCGTCTCCTCCTGATGTTCAATGTTCAGCCGGGGCGGCGTTCTGTTCGCGCGCCTTCAGCAATTTCCAGATGCGGCTGCGCATATGCGTGAAGGAGGGCAGGTCCATCACCTCCTCGATGGGCTGGCTTTCCCAGGCCTCGCTCTCACGCAGCGCGCGGATATCAATGGTCTCGATGATGCGACCGGGCTTGCGGCCCATCACCACGACGCGGTCGGCCAGATAGACGGCCTCCTCTACGGAATGAGTGATGAAGAGAACGGTGCGCGGGTTGCGCCGCGCAAGGCGCACCAGTTCCTCCTGCATGACGATGCGCGTTTGCGCATCCAATGCACCGAAGGGCTCGTCCATCAGGAGGGCGTTGGGATTCATCACATAGGCGCGCGCGATTGCGACGCGCTGCTGCATGCCGCCGGAAAGCTGATGCGGAAAGCTGTCCTCATGGCCGGAAAGGCCCATCAACTCCACATAATGCGCGATGGCGGCATCCGCTTCCGCGCGCGGCGTGCCCTTGCACATCAGGCCGAAGCCAATGTTCTCACGCACGGTTTTCCAGGGCATCAGCGCGAATTGCTGAAACACGACGGCGCGCTCCGGCCCTGGGCCTCGCACGGCCTTGCCGCCCACTTCGACGCTCCCGCTGCTCGGAAATTCGAGGCCTGCCGCCATGCGCATAAGCGTTGTCTTGCCACAGCCTGAGGGGCCGACAATCGCGACAAACTCTCTTTCCTCGATGCGTAGATCGGTGGTGTCTATGGCAAGGAAGTTGCCCCCCTTGGCCAGCGCGAAGCTTTTGGTAACGCCGCGGAAAACGATCTCACTCATGCTGCGCGTATTCCTTCCTGGCGCGAATGATTCAGCTCTCCGCGCGAAGCCGCGCTGCGATCATCGGGCGCGCTCATGCCTGCCCCCAGCGCCGCTTGAACCAGGTCTCGACGCCGCGCAGCGCCACATCTATCGCGAAGCCCACCACACCAATGCCGATCATCCCGGCGATGACGATGTTGGTGGCGAGGTTCCCCTGCCCCTGGACCATCAGATAGCCGAGGCCAGCGCCCACCACGATGAGTTCCGAGCCAACCAGCGATTGCCAACCCAGCCCCGCCGAGACCCTCAACCCCGAGATGATCGAGGGCATCGCGCCGGGCACAAGCACATGTTGAATGATCTGGCGGCCACTCGCTCCCATGGTCTGCGCGGCCTCGACCAGGCGCGGCTCGACGAGGCGCGCGCCGCGATAGGAACTGATCAGGCAGGGGGCGAAGGAGCCAACGAAGATGATCAGCAACGGCCCGCCAATCCCTGTGCCGAACCACAAGGCAGCCAGCGGAACCCAGGCAAGAGGCGCGACAAAGCGGATGCTGTCGAAGAGTGGCGTGATGATTTCATCCAGGATGCGATACCAACCCATCAGAAGGCCGAGCGGAACGCCGATCGCAACCGCAATCGCCCAGCCCATCAGGAAGCGACCGATGCTGGCGGTGAGGTGGTCGGCGTAGACGTGCCCCGCGAAGGGCTGGGTCCAGAGCCGCACCAGCGTCTCCCATACCACGCGCGGGGTCGGGAGCAGATTGGCTGGCAGGAGTCCGGACCAGGCCACCAATGTCCAGGCGCCAAAGAACAGGGCGAAGCCCGCGATGGTCAGCAGCCAGAATTCGCCCAGGCCGAGGATGGTCCCGGAGGGGCCAAGGAAATTGCGATTGGCCATCAGATGGCCTGCCGCCAATTGAGGACGCGCCGTTCCAGCAGGCTCAGGAGCCAGGTGGTAGCGGCCCCACACACAGCGACTGCGGCCATGCCCACCAGGATCATGCCGGGGTAGATGTCCTGCCCCGCGATGTTCAGTACCCGGCCCAGGCCGAAGAACGCGCCAACCAGCTCAGCGGCGACCAGCGTCGTCCATGATGCCTGGAGCGAAAGCCGCAATCCGGTGAAGATCATCGGCATCGCGCCGGGGATGACCACGTGCCGGATGACCTGTGCCGTGGAAGCGCCCTGTGTTCGCGCGGCTGCGATCAGCACCGGGTCCACATTGCGCACGCCCGCAAAGGCATTGATCACAGCGGGCACGAAGGCGGTCAGCCAGATGACGAAGACCTTGCCGGTATCACCCAGACCGAACCAGACGATGGCGAGTGGAATCCACGCCAGGGCCGGGATGGGGCGGAGAAGAAGGAATATCGGGTTGATCAGTGCCTCAGCGCGGCGGCTCCAGCCCATCAGCAGCCCGAGCGGAACACCAGTGATGACAGCCACTGCAAAACCGCGAGCGACCAGGCCAAGGCTATGTGCCGCATGCTGCCAAAGGGTCGCGCCGGCATAGCCGCGATCGAGGATTTGCTGAAACGCGACCCAAACCTCGCTGGGGGCCGGCAGGCGGAGGGGGTTGAGCAAACGCAACCCGGTGGTCGCAACCCACCACAAGGCCAGGACACTGGCAATCGTGGCGGCACCCACAAGGAATGCGCGGGAAATTCGCCCTGGGGGCGACATCACTGCCATCTACGTCCCTCCCATTCTTTTCAGGATGCTTTCATCGCTGTTTCGCAGAGTCAAACGAAAATTGATGTACAGCACGGCTACGGTCTTGAAAATTTTTTCATTGAGCGTTAGATCATGCCGATGAGATCGCGCACCCGCCCCCGGCTCGTGGATATCGCCGCCGCCGCTGGCGTCTCCCTCGCCACCGCGTCCCGCAGCCTGGCGCAGCCTGAAATCGTCAGCCCCGAGACCCGCGCCCGCGTGCGTTCAGCCGCGCTGCGCCTTGGCGGGCCCCATGCCCTCGATGCAGCGCGCGGCATCCCGGGCAATGGCATCGCGGCCATCGTGCCAACCCTGGACAATCCAATCTTCGCGCGTGCGTTGCAGGCGATGCAGACCGTGCTGACTGAGGCCGGACATCATCTCCTCGTCGCCTCTTCCGACTACCAGCCAGAGACGGAGCTGGCCGTGCTGCGCGGCCTGCTGGCACGGGGCGTGGATGGGGTGATCCTGGTCGGCGCACAGCGCTCCGCCGACGCCTGGGAGGCGCTGGAAGGCGCCGGCGTGCCCGTCATCCTCACCTGGTGCGACGATGCGCGCTTCGATGCGGTTGTGGTGGACAACCATGCCGCCGGCCGCATTGCCGCCGAACATCTCATCGGCCTCGGCCATCGGCGGCTGGGCGTCGTCTGCGGCGCGCTGCGGCACAATGACCGTCAGTTCGCGCGGGTGGAGGGGGTGCGGAGCGCGCTGGCGGCGCATGGGCTGGACCTGCCGGATTGGCGCGTGATTGAAGAAGGGTTTTCCCTCGCGGGAGGGCGCGC from Sediminicoccus sp. KRV36 encodes the following:
- a CDS encoding ABC transporter permease — its product is MANRNFLGPSGTILGLGEFWLLTIAGFALFFGAWTLVAWSGLLPANLLPTPRVVWETLVRLWTQPFAGHVYADHLTASIGRFLMGWAIAVAIGVPLGLLMGWYRILDEIITPLFDSIRFVAPLAWVPLAALWFGTGIGGPLLIIFVGSFAPCLISSYRGARLVEPRLVEAAQTMGASGRQIIQHVLVPGAMPSIISGLRVSAGLGWQSLVGSELIVVGAGLGYLMVQGQGNLATNIVIAGMIGIGVVGFAIDVALRGVETWFKRRWGQA
- a CDS encoding ABC transporter ATP-binding protein — its product is MSEIVFRGVTKSFALAKGGNFLAIDTTDLRIEEREFVAIVGPSGCGKTTLMRMAAGLEFPSSGSVEVGGKAVRGPGPERAVVFQQFALMPWKTVRENIGFGLMCKGTPRAEADAAIAHYVELMGLSGHEDSFPHQLSGGMQQRVAIARAYVMNPNALLMDEPFGALDAQTRIVMQEELVRLARRNPRTVLFITHSVEEAVYLADRVVVMGRKPGRIIETIDIRALRESEAWESQPIEEVMDLPSFTHMRSRIWKLLKAREQNAAPAEH
- a CDS encoding ABC transporter permease; the protein is MGAATIASVLALWWVATTGLRLLNPLRLPAPSEVWVAFQQILDRGYAGATLWQHAAHSLGLVARGFAVAVITGVPLGLLMGWSRRAEALINPIFLLLRPIPALAWIPLAIVWFGLGDTGKVFVIWLTAFVPAVINAFAGVRNVDPVLIAAARTQGASTAQVIRHVVIPGAMPMIFTGLRLSLQASWTTLVAAELVGAFFGLGRVLNIAGQDIYPGMILVGMAAVAVCGAATTWLLSLLERRVLNWRQAI
- a CDS encoding substrate-binding domain-containing protein, which translates into the protein MPMRSRTRPRLVDIAAAAGVSLATASRSLAQPEIVSPETRARVRSAALRLGGPHALDAARGIPGNGIAAIVPTLDNPIFARALQAMQTVLTEAGHHLLVASSDYQPETELAVLRGLLARGVDGVILVGAQRSADAWEALEGAGVPVILTWCDDARFDAVVVDNHAAGRIAAEHLIGLGHRRLGVVCGALRHNDRQFARVEGVRSALAAHGLDLPDWRVIEEGFSLAGGRAGCAALLALAEPPTAIVCGIDQLAVGCLIEAQSRQINVPGEISVVGIDNLEMAAHVSPALTTVHVPTARIGEAAAGLMLARLRGDACERLIELPVELVVRHSSAAPGLREISPDRR
- a CDS encoding ABC transporter substrate-binding protein, with protein sequence MFRRTLSGSIIAAAMALAAPALAQAPQRINISMQPALYSMFPLHLATEQGWWRQAGLEPSFSSFPAGPPQIAAAAAGTWDVGVTGSAPGVLGAARFNIRTIGISNDESVTNVLMARASEVAAIRANPASLRGQRFLITVNTTVDYVLQNCLRMWNIARNDVQVVNLAQAQILSAFSTGEGRVAGLWAPNVYTAEERMNAVPLCSGADAGAIVPSNVIVREEYMRQNPDATARFLAVFLRGIAWTKANHDAAVQSMQRFYTAGGVNVSEAALRSEIARRPTFTLEEQLRLMDRSAGPSQADRWYQGLGEFLQQVGTVPTAPPVASYITDDVLKRIAANPQLRAFAMNQ